The Leadbetterella byssophila DSM 17132 DNA window CCATTTCTTTTCTGATACACAGGGGTAAACCGTCTATTTTGAAATAGTAAGGATCTCCCAAAGGGGCTTTTAGAATTAACTCTACCTCTGAACCGGGTAGACATCCCATATCCATCAGTTTTATGGGCAATGATTCCAGGTCCATATTCTTAATTTCAGCCTTTTGACCTGCCTTCAGTTCGTGTAACTTCATTATTAGACTAATTCTATTTAGGGGCGTAAACTTCCTCGTAAAACGATGTCTCTGGAAGAAGATCCTACGCCTATCGCTACAGGGTCTTTGTACCTTTCTTTTTGAAGATTTCGATTTACATACTCTAAATCTTCATTTCTTACTGTAAAGGTAATCCATTTTTCTTCACCAGCCTTCAAAAAAACCTTATCAAAATACTTTAATTGCTTCTCAGCTTGCACCACAGAGGTATTTTGAGGAGAAAAATAGACCTGGGGGATTTCATACCCATCTACTGACCCTATATTTTTTAAACGAAACTTTATCTCAAAGGTTCCCACAGACAGGTCGGAATATTCAAATTTTGTATAAGATTTCCCATATCCGAAAGGATACAGTGCCTCCTGATCTAACTCAACATAGTCATTTCCCCGAGGTCTGCGCTTATTATAATAAACGGGAAGTTGCCCCACACTTTTTGCCACAGAAATGGGCAATCTCCCACTAGGATTATATTTTCCCTTCAAAATTTCTCCAAGGGCCGTACCCCCATAAGCACCCGGATACCAAGCACATAATAAAGCATCAGCATGTTCCGCGGCCCAATTCATTTCCAGAGGCCTACCTTGAATGTAAATAACTACCAAGGGCTTCCCTGTGCTTTTCAACGCTTTCAAGAACTCCTCTTGTAAACCCATCAGACCTAAGGTGGCTCTATCAAATCCTTCTCCATTTTCCATGTCCATTAGATTCTGCCCAGAAGTCTGAGCTGCACCTGTATTTTCATAGACCGTTTTAAAATCTCTGGCACTAGAACCGCCAACTACCGCTATGATTATCTCAGAATTTCTCGCCAATTCCATAGCATCCTCCCAACCCTTCCTAGAAGTATCCCGAATGGCAACGCCCTTTGCATACTTTACATCCGTCTCAGAAAAGAGGTTTTTGATGCCTTCATATACGGTAACCATTTCACTTTCATCCTGAGGCGCTGTATAATCACCTAATTGATTATAAATAGCATGAGCGTTAGGACCTACCACTGCTATTCTCTTATACCTATCTCCCAAAGGCAGAATCTCATTTTTAAGGAGAACCACTGACTCTCTAGCCACGTCTAGAGCCACATCCTTATTCCTCTGGCTCCTTACCTCAGTTTTGGCTTTCTTTGGGTCTACAAATGGATGTTCAAATAAACCCATCTCAAATTTCCTGGCCAGGATCCTATACACCGCGGTATCCAACTGCTCCCCATCTAGTTTATCAAAGGCATTCCCTCCTAAATCCATATCCACTCCGGCATTC harbors:
- a CDS encoding FeoA family protein — translated: MKLHELKAGQKAEIKNMDLESLPIKLMDMGCLPGSEVELILKAPLGDPYYFKIDGLPLCIRKEMASQIEIELLANGN
- a CDS encoding glycoside hydrolase family 3 N-terminal domain-containing protein, which produces MFRITTLLIFLPVLLFSQVPAYKNPKLDVHTRTTDLLSRMSYEEKRAQLLCLMGWEMYEKKGRSVAVSQKFKDLMKVKPIGALWAVFRADPWTQKTLETGLDPELAAEVANEIQRYAIENTRLGIPIFLAEESPHGHMAIGTTVFPTGIGQASTWNRDLVQKAWEVKAKEIRLQGAHIAYGPVLDISRDPRWSRVEESFGEDPVLTGELGAAAVRGAGGGNLQLPFSVISTLKHFAAYGSSEGGHNGNAVNIGPIDLHQNFLFPFEKAIRAGALSIMTSYNSIDGVPSTADEYLLNQVLRRDWGFKGFVVSDLFSIDGVYSAHRVVPNLSAAGKMALNAGVDMDLGGNAFDKLDGEQLDTAVYRILARKFEMGLFEHPFVDPKKAKTEVRSQRNKDVALDVARESVVLLKNEILPLGDRYKRIAVVGPNAHAIYNQLGDYTAPQDESEMVTVYEGIKNLFSETDVKYAKGVAIRDTSRKGWEDAMELARNSEIIIAVVGGSSARDFKTVYENTGAAQTSGQNLMDMENGEGFDRATLGLMGLQEEFLKALKSTGKPLVVIYIQGRPLEMNWAAEHADALLCAWYPGAYGGTALGEILKGKYNPSGRLPISVAKSVGQLPVYYNKRRPRGNDYVELDQEALYPFGYGKSYTKFEYSDLSVGTFEIKFRLKNIGSVDGYEIPQVYFSPQNTSVVQAEKQLKYFDKVFLKAGEEKWITFTVRNEDLEYVNRNLQKERYKDPVAIGVGSSSRDIVLRGSLRP